A stretch of the Desulforamulus ferrireducens genome encodes the following:
- a CDS encoding SDR family oxidoreductase: protein MRVLVTGGAGFIGSHIVEALLAAQHEVFVVDHLSTGKRENLPSGVPLYELDIRDAAIGQLIKALKPQAIIHQAAQVAVPVSLRDPLFDASVNIMGTLNLLEGCRSHGVERFVFASSAAVYGNPLYLPVDEKHTLCPLSGYGISKRTIERYLELYQELCGLRWTALRYANIYGPRQDALGEGGVVAIFIDKLLSNKPPTIYGDGEQTRDFVYVKDVAAANLLALERGENQILNISTGKASTVNELYQLLRREVGSDLEPVYGPPRAGDIVHSYLANTKAAEQLHWQPQFSLEKGLRDTVEFYRKAQK, encoded by the coding sequence GTGAGAGTATTGGTAACCGGTGGTGCCGGCTTTATTGGATCCCATATTGTAGAGGCCTTATTGGCAGCCCAGCACGAGGTTTTTGTGGTGGATCATTTATCCACCGGTAAAAGGGAAAATCTCCCCAGCGGGGTGCCCCTTTATGAACTGGATATTAGGGATGCTGCCATCGGCCAACTGATTAAGGCTCTCAAGCCCCAGGCTATTATTCACCAGGCTGCTCAAGTGGCGGTACCGGTTTCCCTGCGGGACCCGCTCTTTGATGCCTCTGTTAATATCATGGGCACCCTCAATTTGTTGGAAGGATGCCGCAGCCATGGGGTGGAGAGATTTGTCTTTGCTTCCTCTGCGGCGGTTTATGGCAATCCCCTTTATCTGCCGGTGGATGAAAAACATACCCTATGCCCTCTGTCCGGTTATGGTATCTCTAAGCGCACCATCGAACGTTATTTGGAGTTGTACCAGGAATTATGCGGTCTGCGCTGGACAGCTTTGCGCTACGCCAACATCTATGGGCCTCGCCAAGACGCACTGGGGGAGGGGGGCGTGGTAGCTATTTTTATCGATAAGCTGCTTAGTAACAAGCCGCCGACCATCTATGGAGATGGTGAGCAAACCAGAGACTTTGTTTATGTTAAAGATGTGGCTGCAGCTAACCTGTTGGCCTTGGAGCGGGGAGAAAATCAGATCTTAAATATTAGCACCGGCAAGGCTTCTACGGTGAATGAACTCTATCAACTGCTGCGCCGGGAGGTAGGATCTGACTTAGAACCTGTCTATGGCCCTCCCAGAGCGGGGGATATTGTACATAGTTATTTGGCCAATACAAAGGCTGCGGAGCAGCTCCATTGGCAGCCCCAGTTCAGCCTGGAGAAGGGATTGCGGGATACGGTAGAGTTTTATCGTAAGGCACAAAAATAA
- the galU gene encoding UTP--glucose-1-phosphate uridylyltransferase GalU: MRVRKAIIPAAGLGVRFLPATKAQPKEMLPIVDTPTIQYIVEEAVASGIEDILIVTGRNKRAIEDHFDKSLELEYQLNNKQKPELLGLVRDISEMVDIHYIRQKEPLGLGHAVYCARKFIGDEPFAVLLGDDIIRSKVPCLKQLINLYEEYRYSVLGVQEVPQEHVDRYGIVEASPEREGVCRVHDLVEKPAIAEAPSRLAVMGRYILSPRIFDILATTKPGAGGEIQLTDALKRLVQAEAIYGCLFEGRRYDVGDKLGYLMATVEFALERPDLAAAFRQYLKEIVTE, translated from the coding sequence ATGAGAGTTCGCAAGGCGATTATTCCCGCTGCCGGTTTAGGGGTGCGTTTTTTGCCTGCCACCAAGGCCCAACCCAAAGAAATGCTGCCCATTGTGGATACTCCGACCATCCAGTACATTGTGGAAGAGGCCGTTGCTTCCGGCATCGAGGATATATTAATTGTCACAGGACGCAATAAAAGGGCCATTGAAGATCACTTTGATAAATCTCTGGAGTTGGAATATCAGTTAAATAACAAGCAAAAACCGGAACTTCTTGGCTTGGTCCGGGACATTAGCGAGATGGTGGATATTCACTACATACGTCAAAAGGAACCCCTTGGTCTAGGCCATGCGGTTTACTGCGCTCGCAAATTTATTGGAGATGAGCCCTTTGCTGTTTTGCTGGGGGACGATATTATCCGCAGCAAGGTGCCTTGTTTGAAGCAACTGATTAACCTGTATGAGGAGTACCGTTATTCCGTACTGGGTGTCCAAGAGGTGCCCCAGGAACACGTAGATAGGTATGGCATTGTGGAGGCTTCGCCGGAAAGGGAAGGGGTCTGCCGGGTTCACGATTTGGTGGAGAAACCAGCCATTGCTGAGGCTCCCTCCCGTTTGGCGGTGATGGGTCGCTACATCCTCAGCCCCCGCATTTTTGATATTTTAGCCACCACCAAGCCTGGTGCCGGTGGGGAGATTCAACTAACCGATGCCCTCAAACGCTTGGTGCAGGCCGAGGCCATTTACGGTTGTTTGTTCGAGGGTAGACGCTACGATGTAGGAGATAAACTGGGTTATCTTATGGCCACGGTGGAATTTGCTTTGGAAAGACCGGATCTAGCAGCGGCTTTCCGGCAATATTTAAAAGAAATTGTAACGGAATAA
- a CDS encoding MraY family glycosyltransferase gives MSYNILIAVLLALALALVLTPWVRKAAFKIGAIDQPDQRKVHSKIMPRMGGLAVYLAFAAATLLTQQLDERITGLLVGGLVIVLLGILDDIKGLPAKVKLLGQIAAATVVIPFGIQVDFITNPISGDPVYLGFWGIPLTIFWIISVTNAVNLIDGLDGLAGGTSFIAALTLAAVTWQQSSLLGGFGLEVVGLALILAAATLGFLKYNFYPAKIFLGDTGSMFLGYALSTLAVMGVAKAATAISVIVPMVILGIPLLDVFFAILRRYQSHRPIFQPDKEHLHHRMMALGFSHKQTVLAIYAVSLLLGISAFLLTVISTSQAVLLLLILALVIIVAANKIGVIGKAAQTGIQSTVSVSQNLQRRSSKM, from the coding sequence TTGTCATATAATATATTAATAGCGGTATTACTGGCTTTAGCACTGGCCTTAGTTTTAACACCCTGGGTTCGTAAAGCTGCCTTTAAAATTGGTGCCATCGATCAGCCGGATCAGCGCAAGGTGCACAGCAAAATTATGCCCCGTATGGGTGGCTTGGCGGTGTATCTGGCCTTTGCGGCAGCTACCTTACTTACTCAGCAACTAGATGAAAGAATAACTGGTTTACTAGTTGGTGGGTTGGTTATCGTTTTACTGGGTATTTTAGATGATATCAAGGGACTGCCTGCTAAGGTGAAATTGTTGGGGCAAATCGCTGCTGCAACGGTGGTAATCCCCTTTGGCATTCAAGTAGACTTTATTACTAACCCCATTAGCGGTGACCCAGTTTATTTAGGTTTTTGGGGCATACCGTTAACTATTTTTTGGATTATTTCCGTAACCAATGCTGTCAATTTAATAGATGGTTTGGATGGCCTGGCTGGGGGCACTTCCTTTATTGCCGCCCTTACTCTGGCAGCGGTAACCTGGCAACAATCCTCCCTCTTGGGTGGTTTTGGCCTGGAAGTGGTGGGCTTGGCTCTTATCCTGGCTGCTGCTACCCTGGGTTTCCTGAAGTACAATTTTTACCCGGCTAAGATTTTCCTGGGCGATACAGGTTCCATGTTTCTGGGTTATGCTCTGAGCACCCTGGCCGTGATGGGTGTAGCCAAGGCAGCCACCGCCATTTCGGTCATTGTACCCATGGTAATTCTGGGGATTCCCCTGCTGGACGTATTCTTTGCTATCCTGCGTCGTTACCAGAGTCACCGACCTATTTTTCAGCCAGATAAAGAGCACCTGCACCACCGCATGATGGCTTTGGGCTTTTCCCACAAGCAAACGGTGCTGGCCATCTATGCAGTGAGTTTACTGTTGGGTATCAGCGCTTTCCTGCTTACTGTTATTTCCACCAGTCAGGCAGTGTTGCTCCTGTTAATCTTGGCTCTGGTGATTATTGTCGCCGCCAACAAAATAGGAGTGATTGGCAAGGCTGCTCAAACGGGCATTCAGTCCACTGTTTCAGTATCACAGAATTTACAGCGGCGGTCCTCCAAAATGTAG